From the genome of Muricauda sp. SCSIO 64092, one region includes:
- a CDS encoding ion channel, whose translation MYRNIVLLVSFLLGGLGLAQTPQDALRIGVYIDPPFVVKGSEGYTGVSIDLWERIVSEMDVPYEYVEHSDAVSIVRSLDYEELDIAINPLSNSPSRVERFQVSHPFYVSSLGVSTTVNSQSQFQIFINNFFSRDFLNIVLLLLVILLTFGTILWFVERKANKYQFRPGVKGLFDGLWWAAVTMTTVGYGDKAPKTHLGKTIAIVWMFTAIIIISGFTATIASTLTVNTLEADINGLEDLQNIRDIGVVGASDAELFLQKHGLQPAEVYRTPLQALRALSRRKIEVLVSDRTTTEYLIQTNDMQDNIRSLPFTFQKQYRSFIMAKNQPYFNEVNKQLIRQIQSVSWDEVLKKYGLDE comes from the coding sequence ATGTATCGTAACATAGTTCTTTTGGTATCCTTTCTATTGGGAGGTTTGGGTCTCGCCCAAACACCGCAGGATGCACTACGAATCGGAGTCTATATCGATCCTCCTTTTGTGGTGAAGGGTTCTGAGGGGTATACGGGAGTGTCCATCGATCTTTGGGAACGTATTGTATCCGAAATGGATGTTCCCTACGAATACGTGGAACATAGTGATGCCGTAAGCATTGTCCGTTCGTTGGACTATGAAGAGTTGGACATTGCCATTAATCCCCTGAGCAACAGTCCCAGCAGGGTTGAGCGGTTTCAGGTGAGTCACCCCTTCTACGTTTCCAGTTTGGGCGTTTCGACGACCGTAAACAGTCAAAGTCAGTTTCAAATTTTCATCAACAACTTTTTTTCCCGTGATTTTTTGAATATCGTACTGCTCCTGCTGGTCATTTTGCTCACCTTTGGTACCATTCTATGGTTTGTGGAACGCAAGGCAAATAAATACCAGTTTAGACCAGGTGTAAAGGGACTTTTTGATGGCCTTTGGTGGGCTGCGGTAACCATGACCACGGTGGGGTATGGCGATAAGGCGCCCAAAACACATTTGGGAAAAACAATTGCCATTGTGTGGATGTTTACGGCCATTATCATCATTTCCGGATTTACGGCGACCATTGCCTCAACATTAACCGTAAACACGCTGGAAGCGGACATCAATGGTTTGGAAGACCTTCAAAATATTCGGGATATAGGCGTTGTAGGCGCTTCGGATGCGGAACTTTTTTTACAAAAACACGGGTTGCAACCCGCGGAGGTATACAGAACCCCATTACAGGCCCTAAGGGCCTTGTCCCGGAGGAAAATTGAGGTACTGGTTTCCGATAGGACCACCACCGAATATTTGATACAGACCAACGATATGCAGGATAACATACGGTCCCTACCGTTTACGTTTCAAAAGCAGTACCGCAGTTTTATCATGGCGAAGAATCAACCTTACTTTAATGAGGTCAACAAACAGTTGATCAGGCAAATTCAATCGGTATCCTGGGATGAAGTATTAAAGAAATATGGGTTGGACGAGTAA